Proteins from a single region of Scleropages formosus chromosome 24, fSclFor1.1, whole genome shotgun sequence:
- the phlda1 gene encoding pleckstrin homology-like domain family A member 1, with product MLESGGKVLKEGLMEKRSDGLLQLWKKKHCVLTEEGLLLRPPKQHDLQQQQQQQPPQQLREPGCSRVKELHFSNMKTVDCVERKGKYVYFTVVMSEGKEIDFRCPQDEGWNAEITLRMVQYKNRQAILAVRSTRQKQQLLVVPLPGHRTAAAGGNAHALP from the coding sequence ATGCTGGAGAGCGGAGGGAAGGTGCTCAAGGAGGGGCTCATGGAGAAGCGCAGCGACGGCTTGCTCCAGCTGTGGAAGAAGAAGCACTGCGTGCTCACGGAAGAGGGGCTCCTGCTGCGCCCCCCGAAGCAGCAcgacctccagcagcagcagcagcagcagccgccgcaGCAGCTCAGGGAGCCCGGCTGCAGCAGGGTCAAGGAGTTGCACTTCTCCAACATGAAGACCGTGGACTGCGTGGAAAGGAAGGGCAAGTACGTGTACTTCACCGTGGTCATGTCGGAGGGCAAGGAGATCGACTTCAGGTGCCCGCAGGACGAGGGCTGGAACGCCGAGATCACGCTGCGCATGGTGCAGTACAAGAACCGGCAGGCGATCCTAGCCGTGCGCTCCACGcgccagaagcagcagctcctcgTGGTGCCGCTCCCGGGCCAccggacagcagcagcaggcgggAACGCGCACGCGCTGCCCTGA